The following is a genomic window from Homalodisca vitripennis isolate AUS2020 chromosome 5, UT_GWSS_2.1, whole genome shotgun sequence.
TGTGGCAGTTGGTCCTTCATCAACTGCAACAACGGAATCACTCGGATTACTGGTGACACTAACAACAGACAGACACATTGTGTGGTTTGCATGGCACCTGACTGTCACTGAAAGGTGAACCAACAACCTTTGTTTCTTTTATCAAAGCCTCATTagtatcaaaacaaatataatgatgTCACCTGTGTAACAAGTTTACAACTTTaatgaatgtttttgtaattatttgggTCGATacacaatcaaattattttactttaacaaatcACGTTTTATATGTGATCACTAATTATTGGTTACAAGTGCTGATTTCAGTTTTGACTCATAGAATTGGTACCTGTTCTTATCACCAAGGTTTTGAAATActgtaattacattttgttttatcaaCTTAATTTATCTTGTGTACAAAAGATTTTTTGTCTTTTGTATGAACTAGAACTAGGTGTTCCAAATATTTCCTTTCCTCCTTTTTTAGAATACACATTTTCAAATGGCTTttagagatttgtaataaaataactcaaatgtttttatattagtaacTAGTTTTTGAGGTacttaaaattaggttttttatgattaaataattactCACACTTCCCCCAAAATTATGGGAAAAGTgatgtctaaaataaaaaaattgttatgctATAACACCAgcaataaaaagaaaaccaattacCTCCATAACTAGGTGTTTTCCTCTAAAAAAATCTGCCAATGCTTGAATAGTATGTCTGATATATATCACGTAAtaattaaaatgagatatctataataaaattaaatacaacaagaGGGAAATCCAACACTTTGAACTAcattacacaaaaattaatagttcattTAGTACTGATAGACACATAAAATATGTATCTGTCCATTCCATAACTTGAACAGGATAATCAAATATAGAGTAAAAGATTGAGTAGTTtgattaaataaccaaatttgtTTGAATCATTGTGCTTAAACAACTTGGACAACAGATGCCAGTTAAATGTCAAACAGCAAACTTATGTTTACAAGTCTATCTCATAGCAAGTACTGAGACAATGTTTTCACACAGGGTTAGTAGGCTTCAGAAAACAAAAAAGAAGGGGTCTCTCACATAGTAACAGTAGCCTCAGTCCTATAGTATTACTATAGTGTTTACAGATATACCTCATGAAAACTGGTAAGAGAATGTGATCACAGAATGTTGGGGTGCATTGAGGGAATGAAACTCTCTCATAGCAACAAAAGCCTCAATTACATAgcactatagtttttttttcctcAGGAGGAAATGCGTTATGCACCAAGGGTCTCCGCTTTAGAGCTCCCTGTGTGTGGGACTCCCTTTTCTTCTCTTTCTCTACGATCCCTAGGTTTACCCACTAAAACCTTCCTGCGCTTCATCTACTGGAACTGGGATCACCAAAAGGCATTACTTCAGTCCAGCAGGGTCTCAGCAGTATGACATATACTACTCTACTCTTCTAGTCTATTAATGTCCTTCCTCCATCTTCTTTTGCCTCATGATCCTCTCAACCATTTCTGCCACCATGTCCCACTGATCTTGGCTTTCAATCATCTTAGTTATGATGTTGCCACTCGTCAGGATGCCAAGCTCCACCAAGTACCGTCTTCTCAGCTGGTCCCTCCTCTCACAATCCAGTATGGTATACTCTGCCGTGTCTACATCCTGACAGTATCTGCAGTTCTCGGATTCTGTTTTCTGTGTTAACAGATCTACCTCATGGGAACATGTGAGAGAATGTTATCACAGAATATTGGGATGCATCCAGGGAATGAAACTCTCTCATAGCAACAATAGCCTCAATTACATAGCACTATAGTAGTGTTTACAGATCTACCTCATGGGAACAGGTGAGAGAATGTTATCTCAGAATATTGGGATGCATTGAGGGAATGAAACTCTCTCATAGCAACAATAGCCTCAATTACATAGCACTATAGCAGTGTGTTTACAGATCTACCTCATGAAAACAGGTGAGAGAATGTTATCTCAGAATATTGGGATGCATCCAGGGAATGAAACTCTCTCATAGCAACAATAGCCTCAATTACATAGCACTATAGCAGTGTTTACAGATCTACCTCATGGGAACAGGTGAGAGAATGTGATCTCAGAATATTGGGGTGCATCCAGGGAATGAAACTCTCTCATAGCAACAATATCCTCAATTACATAGCACTATAGTAGTGTTTACAGATCTACCTCATGAAAACTGGTGAGAGAATGTTATCTCAGAATATTGGGGTGCATTGAGGGAATGAAACTCTCTCATAGCAACAATAGCCTCAATTACATAGCACTATTAGCAGTGTTTACAGATCTACCTCATGGGAAAACTGGTAAGAGAATGTTATCTCAGAATATTGGGGTGCATCCAGGGAATGAAACCCTCTCATAATAACAAGCACTAGTTTAGTAGCAGACCAGGTGCATAGTTGTAGATTTTTGTTTAGGAAGTCTTCAAAGAGAAGGAAACTGTATCCTTTCAAACCACAAACAAAATTCAAGAGCCTCTTACCCACAATTATCCTGCTCATAGTGAGTATTCACAGTGGTGTCTGCTTTCCTCAAGCGAATAAAAGGCTTTACTTAaatgaaataagtataaaataatgaattcaaCAAAGTAAAACGTTTCAAACTAGTGTGTGGACCTTTTttgacacaaatataaatatcagtataaaatacTAACCTATAGTTATAGTCTCTCTGGGTATATCGGCAGACATGATGGATGGGTTTGGAAGAGTCGTTGACAACAGTGGCACAGCAGCCACTAGGTTTACCATGAACACAGTAGATGACCTTGTGGCTGCCTAGGTCCACAGTCTGGCTGTCCTGTCCCATCCTGTCGGGGAGGGAACCGTATGCCGAGCTCTTGTGGAAACTGTAACAGACCAAACACCAACATTTCTTAATATCATATACTAACGATTAGCAGTTTGATcacagaatacaaaaataaagctcAAAATCACATCACTGAGACAAGCACTAGGAAAAGTCAACAGGCAGCACTAAACCTGCACCTGAAACAATCAACTCCAAAAAATATGATATGGTTATCCAAGAGAGaacatcttaataaataaaaaaaagaattctcTGAAATAAAgcatattatacaattaatgttGTTTTTGACTGATGATTGGACATAAACATATAACTAACATTATGGAATTTAtatcaaagttatttaaatttcataatttattatttgtgtagACTGTATACATGCATTCTCTTAGTGTTTTGATTGTTAAtatgtaatagtaaataaatgtattttatcataCAAGTAAGTTACATGTAATCACTGTTAATACGATGTTTGTCACTGTGTTCTTATCTACTagactaataagttttattattatctttctTAGTTCACATATAGGCTAATCATATTTACAATAGTACAATACTGCATGGAGTAGATACATGTTTTTATATCCCAATAAtggtaataacaaatatttaacctGTCCAGTGTAggagtaaatttgtatttagaaacaAACTCCGTTtgggatttattttgtaaatttatatttattttgtccaCTACCAatgaagtatataataatattttaaatgtatataaacttcTTGACAATGCACCTGCATTTGTATTCTGTACATTGTATGTGcaataaagatgattgattgaATGATACTAATTACACCTTATTATGCAGTATTTCTCGATCTGagacaatatttctaaaaagacTCTTAAAAGCACAAAGGATCGatgacttaatttttttatagttcgCAACTAAAGTCACATATAGAATACCTATCTGAATATTTGTTTTTCGAAAGTTAACATAATCTTCTTTACCAATATGATATGTATTAAACAATTGTTACACCATTTGGAAGGCATGAACATATCAAGGGAAgtgtatgtacgagtatattagtcaataaaatgaattaaagacagaaaagtgattaatttttattaacttaattaattatgcaacatatttttaaatgttgtagcttttttttacttaaaccaCATAAATTACTGTTTTGTGTGTCTATAGACTCACTATTTGctttcaaaacatgtttattatttaaaatgtaattttaactagATGCAGGAAGAAGTATTCTCTgggacttaaaaataaattgacttCATGACATAATACAGTAAGTGAATcttaattttttacctttttttaattttaaataatttacttggCAATGTTGAGGAAAAAATGAATAACATATCAATTAAGTTTATGGTTAAAAGATAACAAAACAGTGGGCTTTAATTTGAGGTGCGTGAATCAGCTGTGATTTCTTGTGGTTTATCAGAACATTACACACAATTTGTTACGACTGACAACTCAGTCATTACCTTAAAATTACACAAACTTTAATAACAAGTTTTCAAGAACAATGATAAGATATTTTGGCGaggacaatgacaatgacaatgcacgacaatttttttcatttattaactaAAGGAAATTGAGTTGACGGATTTGTACAAaaagtaagtaatataaattttacttagatatggttgtttaatgtatttaaatctgTTTTGACAATTCATTAcccttaatttttgtttaaatgctaAAGAGGAAAAAGAATAAAGTATCCATCACAGCTAGTATCTAAAGATTCTGTGTTAATTGTGATGATAACTGATTGttcaatttatgaaaatatttaatcataacaccagctgtttttataattattgatttccTTTGAGTTTATTGAGATAATTGTTTGAGTAATATTATTGAGTTTCcctatacaataataattactgttttattgtgCGCTGTGTTAGCTGCATAAGTCTAAATTTCCGACTGAATACCATAAAGTTAACTACAGGAACTCTAATGGCTATGTTACAGCAGCATCACTCTTGTGTCTCAAGAAAGctgttattaaaatgaaaataaatgacaACTCCTGCTGACGCACTAGTAGACACTGGAAGCGCTGAAAGTTTTCAGAGTTAGGCAAATTTTTGTTCAGAGACATAAATTAGCAGTCACCCTTGGACAAGAACATATATCAATGGTATCTAAATTCTTGTGCTCTAATATAATTGGATATTGTACTGTTAACATGAAAACTCAAATATCACCAATACTTCATTGTTATATTTGCTGTCTTAGCAAATTTACTCTGGGCTGATTTTATTATTCCTCAAGATATCTTATCCCTACATTCTCAAATCCTGCTTGATTTTGGTGGTGATAAAAAATTCTCTACAATGTGCTTGTTAGAACAAGCCAAAATCAAACTGCCGCGCAACTCTTTGCTAACCTAACTCCTGATGTAAAACCAAATAACtactagatataaatataaatctagtaATGAAAGGTTTTATAGGAATTGAGGTTCAATGATTTGCTTTCGAAAGGTGTAGTAGAGGAAAGTCGGTTACTCAGgcattaattactataaaattaaaaccataagaAAAAATGGTTATTgattattccataaatttttaaatcattacaacACTTTAGATGCTTAAAAGTCCCTCATGTAGAAGATATTGTTCATAAAGTTTCACAACATTCTATTTTTCAGTACTGTTGATCTTTCTAACGCAAATCATCAGATTCCAATGTTAGAAGAGGAGAAACAATACTCAGCATTTGAAGCATTCATTGGCTTAAGTTACTACTGAAGGACATGTTATTACTACAATTAgattctgtacatttaaaaattttaaaacacttggtAAAATTACTATTCACGATTTAAGTGTTGATAAAATGAATACAAACTTACACTTAAGAGGATACACAATAGACTGGTACCAACCTGAATGTAGGAGTGTCAGGAGGAGGGAAGGTGGGGAAGGACTGGGTGGGGAAATCGCTTTGTCTGTTGTCTTCTTACCAAAGAAATAGCTAAATACACTTTGTACACAGCCCATCAAACATTGCTATCTGTACACAACACAAACATAcacgtataatatatatttcaacatttaaatcgTTTTACCTAGTACCCAAAATGTCTAATGACAAAGCACATCAGATACATGTAACTACGTAAATTCCCACAACTGACAGTACACAGCTTACAAACAGAAATACGTGAATAGACTTGGTAATGTGTGTATTTAGGAAGGTATGTACCTCTGCTTCTCAAGGTTCGGCTGACAATGAACCACAGTTTGGTTTTGTGTTCTACAACACCGGAATTGAACAAAGCCATGGCTAACAAGGTCATGTTCAAATGCTAATGTCTGTTTTGCTAAATCTATAGCTAGTTAGAACCAGTACATAGTTTGGAAAAACCACACacaaaaatcaatattgaaataataaaaaatatcgaaacattttggactttttttataaaagccctcaaaattaataatgtttgtaagatacaacaaattgataaaaaatatgaatatgatgtataaataaaacatttaccatAATAATTAACATGCCAACTTTAAgtgaaataagttataaaaaattgtataaattcatttattttattttcagtttgttttagGTGCTTCACACACCtaactgaattattttttatataacattttaaaattgaaaatatactaaCATGTTCAAACAACCAAGATAAAAATTTtcttcaatacaattttaaaatacaaagatCCCGAAGAAATTCAGAATAAAGGAAAATAAAGAGAGTCATATGTTGACTACACATATCTAACAGGAGTTGCTCCAAATCAAAAAACATTCTTACCAAGAAATACCTTTATCTTTAAATTCATTAATGCAATTTACAGAATTTTCATTGGTTAGTTGTTGTCAATTATTGTTTAtagaaaatgttacaataaatgtttttaaacaaattttatcacaatAGACAATATCTCTTTTTCactgaaaacattttattgtttaagagcTAGATGTAACTTAATTTGaccaatgttaaacttcaaacacattTATGGCCATAGTTTTGGTCTTGTAATGATGGGAGTTTgtcatattttaaagataaaaataaattttggtttattgtttACTTTGCCTTACCGTTCCTAACCGTGCTTGTTTATATAGATCTATTAGTTAAGGAAAATTGACCAAGCAATGGTCCAGTGACACCATTGAAGTGGCAACTCTTTTAGTTATTATTCTGACACTAAACACCATTAATAAAGTAgctaaacatatatattttcttacaaagTGTATACTTTTGAATATTGATCCAAAAAGGTTTATCGTTTCTATTTAaccagtaatatataataaaacaaaatgcatttTGGATGGGTAATAATTATACCTTTGAAATGAGATATCTCCTATAGTTGCAACAAAAGAAATCTGTGTAAAGTATCCAGAGTCTTAATGTTATTCTTAATacacttatataaaattttttattttggtcctaaactttacaatttacttccaaatgtaatcaaaattcaaacaaatgtaaacagttttcaaaaattatttaaaggcttACTTGATCGGGAAGGCTTTCTACAGACTCCGGTGATACCCATGTTATTGAGTACACCGATTGTTTTTGTAGTAGGAATAACTTAAAACtgttacaagaatttattgtgttttacatttaggttgtatgctctattgtaaacagttgttctgttgcttttttataattacttttgatactgaTATTTTGACCTGCACAGAAAACACTTAGTTATAtagtgtgaataaattattcttattcttttattcaatttaatgtaaaaatacacattttctatatattaaaattgtttccttAGTACAGAAgggtaataaatactttaaatacattttactacttCTTTTGAAATGTTATGCtatgtgatttatttaaaattttataatttcttgacatattttttttccataaattatttatttttagagtttttacaTCCACTTTTACTAATTTAGTTACAATTCAATCAGATtttcatatacataaataaactgaATATCGCTGATTGTCATCAAACAAACAGGATTATTTTATTTCCTGAGCGTTCAAGTGACTAAACGAATTTCATATTTGTGTGTCTgtagatatctcgagaacaaactgacattaaaacttgaaattttgcgttaATCTTCATTTCTAactaggcaacatcgagttcaatagCGGTGGATGTCAATTCAGGGATTTGGCTGATTGTTAGTTAACACTTTCACATTGGTCTTACAGGTAATCAGCaagaaaatatagaataaattaatttataaacaaactgactaAAATCAAATGACTTGTGACACTGGTAGCACACGTAGCCTAATGATATGAGcttaagacttgaaattttacatgcaacctccgGGATGTCTGTTACACGACACATGGTGTGGAGTAATTGTACTTGTTCATTCTTAAATGGCTTATTCCTATTTGTTATgaagtatacataaaaaatatatacatacatgataATAATTTGAGTATTGAGCAGActgcataaattaataaaagtttttagcCACGTAAAAACCATGGCTGAGAGATACCTGTAAGTCATTGTAATAATGAAtagataaaacaaaatcaaattatataaacaaaagcTATAATTCTCATAATATCcatgaaaatttgaataaacttttacacaatattttataaatggaattTGATAAGAACACAAAGCCACCATTATCAATCCGTAGCAAATTAACAATATTCTATACAAGAAAGTTAATTGCAGTTTGATACACCTTTATACACCATGACCACCCTAACAACAATCACATCACAGTTTCCTGTAACTGAGGATTTGGTATGGCTtactcaatattttgtaaaatattttcagttgtaTTTTTGACTATAAAACTTTTGAAGTCATTAAGATTTATTCTGTAAAAGGCTGTATAATcaaaagttacattaaatttatccTACGAACTGTGTACTTGTATTCCCGTTAAACTCTTAAGATATAGAGTCAAGATCACTCATTATAGAACCACAATGAAGGTGCTAACACGTTATAGttataacagttattaaataaagaaagaatcAGAATCAAGAATTGTATTGTCGTTAAACACAATTCATGCAAGGGACAAAGTcactattatattacataataacactagcaataataataatagtaatagaaCAAACAATAatctaatatgtaataataaaatagtcaaCAATACCAACAAGTCTATAAccgtaacaataattaaaataacaataaaacgtaTAACTAATGTAACATATGGAGATTCACATCATtgaaataacaacataatataaatataaatgttttatgaataaagggAGTAAAAAAccaatgtaattaaaaacttatatcacTAGTGTCAGAGGCCAGATATTTGTGTtcagaataaaatactttttgtttcaacCAGTTTTCTATTACTGCTTAAAACCTAGAAACCTATAAATATAGATACAGACCAAGCTTTCTCAGTCAACTAAttaaaaagcttaatttatatgaatatgttGTTTCTTTATACTTTTCTAATTTGACAGAGAGTATATCAAGCATATGATTTTTCCTGATGTTATGACTATGAATATATTGTCTGGTTATAAAGTTAGATATTGATTCTTTAACTAAGATTTTATAAGTCAACTATATATATGCTAGGAACGGTCATTATATTAAGTTCCCTAAAATTGGCACACATGTACCCCTTTGATGAACATTCTTACAGTTTGCAATGCCTTTTTTGCCATGTAAAGACTGCTTTAGTGCTGCTACAGTTGCCCCATAAAGTTATTCCACAATTTAGACGAgagaaaaaaagtataataagcTGCCACAAGCATATCTATTGTAACACTTTTTCTTAGTTTACGTAGAAGGTAAACAactctagataattttttttcttaatcgtTCAGTATGAAAGTCCCAACTTAATCTACTATCAAGGTATATCCCCAACAATGTAACAGGTTTAACATCTTtgtataattgataatttaaagataatataatttttcagttttcttCACTAGTAAACAGTTGGCTTCAAACTATTCTAAAGCTCTGTTTAATGCATAATTTTCATCTTGGATATGTTTATCTGGActtttattatatcataagtatcgtatcatctgcatacaataCTGGTTAACAAGGCACATAAAGTGCAAAATCATTTACTGCAACAACAAATAGAAAAGCTCCAAGAACAGATCCCTGTGGTAAaccaattaaagtatttttttaaatcagactTATCTGTGTGTTGGACTACCATTTGTTTCCTATCCTTCAAATAGGATGCAAACAGGTTAAGTTAAGTTCATTGTATCTAGCTCCATACGCAAAAAGTTTAAACACACGAttctataattttactaaaaattaactgaattcaattcaatttatctATAATGTTattctacataattataaacaaaccaactttttttggaacaaaactaaaatttttattgaaagttcAAGCAGAAACTGAATTTTATACATCAGATCTATCATTTTACCCCTTCTCCTTCTACAGACAATACTTCAATAATTAGaagaatatacatacatacagtagAACTTCTCATATCTGACCTCCCCACATCCGACCTAGTGTCCGACCGTGCTCTGTTGGAGAGCTCGTTTAGACTTGATTTTTGCCACCCCACGTTACACCTTTACTACAGCCTATGGATCAGGGCATCATTGAGTGGCTAAAGAGAAGATACAGAAGAAAATACGTAGGCTCTCTCGTGGAAAAACAGCAGAAGGATGTAACCTTTTGGAGgcaatgaaatgtttaaaaataaaagatgccATCTATATCGTTGCAGCAGATTGGgatgaaattaaacaaactacCCTTCAGAAGGCTTGGAAAAAGATTTGGccttcattgaaataaaaataacctaaaacTGATCATGAGCCAACTTTGACAGAAGCAAATGTTGAGGcaaacaaaacataaactttacaaaatctaCAAGTGTTTCAGCACGATCACAAGGTGACAGATGTAAAAGAGTGGCTTGTTGAAAGTGATGTTTCTGAAGTTGCAGCCAATGAAGATCTCAGCGATGACCAAATCATTGTTATTGTGCAGAACGAAACCAAGAAAGAAGAAATTGACTCGGTTGAAGAGGAAACCACAAGAGACTACGTAGTGAGTA
Proteins encoded in this region:
- the LOC124361754 gene encoding uncharacterized protein LOC124361754 isoform X5 → MCFQLNIPVLVQHERKHTFSAFPQELGIRFPPRQDGTGQPDCGPRQPQGHLLCSW
- the LOC124361754 gene encoding uncharacterized protein LOC124361754 isoform X1, which produces MSVPSGRIETARSIRTYSVSFCDGSFDNGKTPLLNGSQEDLSEIDAEVDQCEEINSTQDLLCTSLPAGSNLHEKYSSFHKSSAYGSLPDRMGQDSQTVDLGSHKVIYCVHGKPSGCCATVVNDSSKPIHHVCRYTQRDYNYRLVFYTDIYICVKKGPHTSLKRFTLLNSLFYTYFI
- the LOC124361754 gene encoding uncharacterized protein LOC124361754 isoform X3; the encoded protein is MSFHKSSAYGSLPDRMGQDSQTVDLGSHKVIYCVHGKPSGCCATVVNDSSKPIHHVCRYTQRDYNYRLVFYTDIYICVKKGPHTSLKRFTLLNSLFYTYFI
- the LOC124361754 gene encoding uncharacterized protein LOC124361754 isoform X4: MGCVQSVFSYFFGKKTTDKAISPPSPSPPSLLLTLLHSVSTRARHTVPSPTGWDRTARLWT
- the LOC124361754 gene encoding uncharacterized protein LOC124361754 isoform X2 — its product is MSAMNLFKWTSPISFHKSSAYGSLPDRMGQDSQTVDLGSHKVIYCVHGKPSGCCATVVNDSSKPIHHVCRYTQRDYNYRLVFYTDIYICVKKGPHTSLKRFTLLNSLFYTYFI